A single Vibrio sp. YMD68 DNA region contains:
- the speA gene encoding arginine decarboxylase → MTKLSKLDNIRADYNVQYWSQDFFGINDSGEVFVSPRSDKQHSVPLVSIANELEKKGLNLPALVRFPQIIHQRVHNICDAFNQAIDEYQYDNNYLLVYPIKVNQQKEVVDQILSSQAQLETKQLGLEAGSKPELLAVLALAQQASSVIVCNGYKDREYVRLALIGEKLGHKVFIVLEKLSELDIVLREAKNLGVKPRLGLRIRLASQGAGKWQSSGGEKSKFGLSASQVLTVLDRLKQEQQLEAMQLVHFHLGSQMANIRDVRNGVNEAARFYCELRELGTPLDYFDIGGGLAVDYDGTRSQSSNSMNYSLAEYARNVVSTISDVCNDYQQPNPVIISESGRSLTAHHAVLITNVIGTESYAVEKIDAPNEDAPVLLQNMWRNWQNLTERTDARALIEIYNDTQSDLGEAHTSFSTGVINLEQRAWVEQLSLRIYAELRELMSNKNRFHRPILDELNSRLADKFFVNFSLFQSLPDAWGIDQVFPVLPLSGLQDVDGKRAVILDITCDSDGVVEHYVEGQGIETTLAVPEWNKDKPYLMGFFLVGAYQEILGDMHNLFGDTHSAVVTIDEQGNTVFESIDEGDSVEDMMRYVHIDLDTIRSNYRQLVDRYVDIDEQSLVLQELEQGLTGYTYLEDF, encoded by the coding sequence GTGACCAAACTTTCTAAGCTAGACAACATTCGCGCTGACTACAATGTCCAATATTGGAGTCAAGATTTCTTTGGCATTAATGACAGTGGTGAAGTGTTTGTATCGCCTAGAAGTGACAAGCAACACTCAGTACCATTGGTTTCAATTGCTAATGAACTTGAGAAAAAAGGCTTAAACCTGCCTGCATTAGTTCGCTTTCCACAAATTATTCACCAGCGCGTGCACAACATTTGTGATGCGTTTAATCAAGCTATTGATGAGTATCAATACGATAATAACTACTTGCTGGTTTACCCAATAAAAGTGAATCAACAAAAAGAAGTGGTCGATCAAATACTCTCAAGTCAGGCACAGCTTGAAACAAAGCAGTTAGGCTTAGAAGCGGGCAGTAAACCAGAACTTCTTGCCGTCTTGGCTTTAGCGCAACAAGCGAGTTCGGTGATTGTCTGCAATGGCTATAAAGACCGTGAATACGTGCGTCTTGCTCTTATCGGCGAAAAGCTGGGGCATAAGGTGTTCATTGTTTTAGAGAAATTGTCAGAGCTCGACATTGTGCTTCGTGAAGCGAAAAACCTAGGAGTCAAACCCCGCTTGGGCTTGCGCATTCGCTTAGCCTCTCAAGGTGCAGGAAAATGGCAATCCAGCGGAGGCGAAAAGTCAAAGTTTGGCCTTTCTGCATCGCAAGTTCTCACTGTTTTAGATCGTCTAAAGCAAGAGCAACAGCTAGAAGCGATGCAATTGGTGCACTTCCATCTCGGGTCTCAAATGGCCAATATTCGCGATGTTAGAAATGGGGTCAATGAAGCCGCTCGTTTTTATTGCGAGCTTCGTGAACTGGGCACGCCACTGGATTATTTTGATATTGGCGGTGGCTTAGCGGTGGATTACGACGGTACACGTAGCCAGTCATCTAACTCGATGAACTACAGCTTAGCCGAGTACGCGAGAAATGTAGTGAGTACCATCAGTGATGTGTGTAATGACTACCAGCAACCTAACCCCGTTATTATTTCGGAGTCGGGCCGTTCACTGACCGCGCATCACGCTGTATTAATCACCAATGTGATTGGTACCGAGAGCTATGCCGTTGAGAAAATTGACGCGCCGAATGAAGACGCTCCCGTGCTATTACAAAACATGTGGCGCAATTGGCAAAACTTAACCGAACGCACCGATGCACGAGCGCTGATTGAAATTTACAACGACACGCAAAGTGATTTGGGGGAAGCGCATACTTCGTTTTCAACAGGGGTGATCAATTTAGAACAACGCGCCTGGGTTGAGCAGCTATCCCTGCGTATTTATGCTGAACTGCGTGAACTAATGAGTAACAAAAACCGCTTCCATCGACCTATTTTAGACGAGCTAAATAGTCGCTTGGCCGATAAGTTCTTTGTCAATTTCTCGTTGTTTCAGTCGCTACCTGATGCCTGGGGCATTGACCAAGTATTCCCTGTCTTGCCGCTTTCTGGCTTGCAGGATGTCGACGGTAAGCGTGCGGTCATTCTTGACATCACCTGTGATTCAGATGGTGTTGTCGAACATTATGTTGAGGGCCAGGGTATCGAAACAACCCTTGCAGTCCCTGAATGGAATAAAGATAAGCCGTACCTTATGGGCTTTTTCTTAGTGGGTGCCTATCAAGAGATTTTAGGTGATATGCATAACCTATTTGGCGATACACACAGCGCAGTGGTCACGATTGATGAGCAAGGTAATACGGTCTTTGAATCCATCGACGAAGGCGACTCCGTCGAAGACATGATGCGCTACGTTCATATCGACCTCGACACTATTCGCAGCAACTATCGTCAACTGGTTGATCGCTATGTTGATATCGATGAACAAAGCCTTGTGTTGCAAGAGCTTGAGCAAGGTTTAACGGGTTACACCTACCTAGAGGATTTTTAA
- the speB gene encoding agmatinase, producing MNDLFTKTDYSLYSNAMTFVRRPLVKDPISCEADVVVLGVPLDMATSGRPGARMGPDAIRRASVNLAWEGKKFPWDFNVFDNNKVIDCGDLVFDCGDAEDFTYRLEAATSEILKSGKTMLALGGDHFITLPILRAYAKHHGEMALIHFDAHTDTYANGSAYDHGTMFYHAPNEGLISAKHSVQIGIRTEYSYDNHSFNVINAMQANDMSVDAIVEQIKATIGDKPVYITFDIDCLDPAFAPGTGTPVCGGLNTDKALKILRALAGINVVGMDVVEVSPPYDQSDLTALAGATIALEMLYVWASRPKAID from the coding sequence ATGAACGATTTGTTTACTAAAACGGATTATTCACTGTATTCAAATGCGATGACCTTTGTTCGCCGTCCATTGGTTAAAGATCCGATTAGCTGTGAAGCTGACGTCGTGGTTCTAGGCGTCCCTTTAGACATGGCCACGTCTGGTCGCCCAGGTGCTCGCATGGGGCCTGATGCTATTCGGAGAGCATCGGTCAATCTTGCTTGGGAAGGTAAGAAATTTCCATGGGACTTTAACGTATTTGACAACAATAAAGTCATCGATTGTGGCGATCTTGTTTTTGATTGTGGCGATGCTGAAGACTTTACGTATCGCTTGGAAGCGGCAACGAGTGAAATATTAAAAAGCGGAAAAACCATGTTGGCACTAGGTGGTGACCATTTCATTACATTGCCGATACTCAGAGCTTATGCCAAACATCACGGGGAAATGGCGCTGATTCACTTTGACGCACACACAGACACGTATGCGAACGGAAGTGCTTATGATCATGGAACCATGTTCTATCACGCACCGAACGAGGGGTTAATCTCGGCTAAGCATTCAGTACAGATAGGAATTCGTACTGAATATAGCTATGACAACCACAGTTTTAATGTGATTAACGCTATGCAAGCCAACGATATGAGTGTGGATGCCATCGTTGAGCAGATCAAGGCGACCATTGGCGATAAGCCGGTTTACATCACCTTTGATATTGACTGTCTTGATCCAGCGTTTGCTCCTGGAACAGGCACCCCCGTTTGCGGCGGTCTTAATACCGATAAAGCATTGAAAATATTGCGAGCTCTTGCTGGTATCAATGTCGTTGGGATGGATGTTGTGGAAGTTTCTCCCCCTTACGATCAAAGCGATCTGACTGCCTTAGCAGGTGCGACGATAGCGTTAGAAATGCTTTATGTATGGGCTTCTAGGCCTAAAGCTATTGACTAA
- a CDS encoding glycosyltransferase family 4 protein, whose product MKKVAFITPTYPVLSETFIQTEIDAIKQCGHRVCVLTFEIEQSQQTFDYSVVKIGAKVNAGLYKHVHLPGILDAIRFVQQQKSMPKRSLFNYGVKLALQLADLNVEHVHAHFCQHTAAHAIVAAKLLNITCSFVAHGHDVYESAYDIEQKIQASDFVVAVCKSMHSDFVSMMSDNSTHNESIKNRSIKNQSIKNQSPDSKSPDSKSPENKTASAKIKLLHCGVKTDQFVLETKTRATQLRLIFLGRLVEQKGIHHLIEALAPIAKPLCIRLDIVGTGEMRNELEQKVREYKLTEDVHFLGAKPHEWVKQNLAKYDCLVAPFCFSQTGCVDTGPLVLKEAMAVGTPVITTNIMGCKEIVAPGTGFLVNEKSVDELKLSIMRFSQFSIRERTHMSQKARKHVTENFDAFLQAQQLSSWIEAPATA is encoded by the coding sequence ATGAAAAAAGTGGCGTTCATTACCCCGACGTATCCCGTACTCAGTGAAACCTTTATTCAAACTGAAATAGACGCCATCAAACAATGTGGGCATCGCGTCTGCGTTTTAACCTTTGAAATAGAACAAAGCCAACAAACGTTTGATTACAGCGTCGTAAAGATTGGAGCGAAGGTCAACGCGGGCCTATACAAACATGTTCATCTCCCAGGGATATTAGACGCCATCAGATTTGTTCAGCAGCAAAAGAGCATGCCTAAACGGTCGCTTTTCAATTACGGCGTGAAGCTCGCTCTTCAACTTGCTGATCTTAACGTAGAGCACGTTCATGCTCACTTTTGTCAACATACCGCTGCTCATGCCATCGTGGCGGCTAAATTACTCAATATCACCTGTTCCTTTGTTGCTCATGGACACGATGTTTATGAGTCGGCTTACGACATTGAGCAAAAAATTCAGGCCAGTGACTTCGTTGTCGCGGTCTGTAAAAGCATGCACAGTGACTTTGTCAGTATGATGAGTGACAACAGCACACATAACGAATCAATAAAGAACCGATCAATAAAGAACCAATCAATAAAGAACCAATCACCAGACAGCAAATCACCAGACAGCAAATCACCAGAAAATAAAACAGCAAGCGCTAAGATTAAGCTCTTACACTGTGGGGTAAAAACCGATCAGTTCGTTCTAGAAACAAAGACAAGAGCCACACAACTTAGGCTAATTTTTCTAGGTCGGTTAGTTGAACAAAAAGGCATTCATCACCTCATTGAGGCGCTGGCGCCTATCGCTAAACCACTGTGTATACGCTTGGATATTGTCGGTACTGGAGAAATGCGCAATGAATTAGAACAAAAAGTGAGAGAATATAAATTAACAGAAGACGTGCATTTTTTAGGGGCCAAACCACACGAGTGGGTAAAACAGAATTTGGCCAAGTACGATTGTTTAGTTGCCCCATTTTGTTTCTCACAGACAGGTTGTGTTGATACGGGGCCATTAGTCTTAAAAGAGGCAATGGCGGTTGGAACACCAGTCATCACCACCAATATTATGGGATGCAAAGAAATTGTCGCCCCTGGAACGGGGTTCTTAGTCAACGAAAAAAGCGTTGATGAACTGAAACTGAGTATCATGCGATTTTCTCAATTCAGCATTCGAGAACGTACTCACATGAGTCAAAAGGCTCGAAAACATGTCACTGAGAATTTTGATGCTTTTTTACAAGCACAACAATTGTCTAGCTGGATTGAAGCACCAGCAACAGCGTAG
- a CDS encoding ABC-F family ATPase, whose amino-acid sequence MISTANITMQFGAEPLFENISAKFGNGNRYGLIGANGCGKSTFMKILSGAQAPSSGNVSITPGLKLGVLSQDQFAFEEHSVIDVVIMGDRKLWEIKQERDRIYSLPEMSEEDGMKVAELESEFAEMDGYTAESRAGDILIQAGIEEEFHFGLMQQVAPGWKLRVLLAQALFANPDILLLDEPTNNLDINTINWLAEELNQRKCTMIIISHDRHFLNSVCTHMADIDYGELRIYPGNYEYFLEASGLIREQLLSSNAKKAAEISELQDFVNRFGANASKAKQASSRAKKMDKIKLDDVKSSSRISPSIDFGEGKKLHRLALELQDLGHAFDDELLFEKGNLLLEAGTRLAVIGENGVGKTTLLRCLVQDLEQKQGIVKWSENASVGYCPQDSTADFDNDLSIFDWISQWRTAKHDDLMVRGILGRLLFTADDANKKAKNCSGGEKNRLLFGKLMMQDINVLVMDEPTNHMDMEAIEALNNALKGYQGTLIFVSHDREFVSSLATSIIDVKDKKLVNFQGTYNEYLAHQKKELAAAV is encoded by the coding sequence TTGATATCTACTGCTAACATCACTATGCAATTTGGCGCCGAGCCACTATTTGAAAACATTTCGGCTAAATTTGGTAACGGGAACCGTTACGGCCTAATCGGAGCCAATGGATGTGGTAAATCAACGTTCATGAAGATCCTAAGTGGCGCACAAGCACCAAGCTCAGGTAACGTTTCGATAACACCAGGGTTAAAACTCGGCGTTCTTAGCCAAGACCAATTTGCTTTTGAAGAGCACAGCGTGATTGATGTCGTGATCATGGGCGACAGAAAGTTATGGGAAATCAAACAAGAACGTGACCGTATCTATTCGTTGCCAGAAATGAGCGAAGAAGACGGCATGAAAGTCGCCGAGCTTGAAAGTGAGTTTGCTGAAATGGACGGCTACACAGCGGAAAGCCGTGCTGGAGACATTCTCATTCAAGCAGGTATTGAAGAAGAGTTCCATTTCGGCCTCATGCAGCAAGTCGCTCCTGGTTGGAAACTTCGTGTGCTCTTGGCTCAAGCTCTGTTTGCCAATCCAGACATCTTGTTACTCGATGAACCAACCAATAACCTGGACATCAACACCATTAACTGGCTTGCGGAAGAACTGAATCAACGTAAGTGTACGATGATCATCATTTCTCACGACCGTCACTTCTTAAATTCAGTGTGCACTCACATGGCCGATATCGACTATGGTGAGCTTCGTATCTACCCAGGTAACTATGAATACTTCTTGGAAGCGTCTGGGCTTATTCGTGAACAACTTCTGTCAAGTAACGCAAAGAAAGCGGCTGAGATCAGTGAATTACAAGACTTTGTTAACCGCTTCGGTGCAAACGCATCTAAGGCCAAACAAGCAAGCTCACGCGCTAAGAAAATGGATAAAATCAAACTGGATGACGTTAAGTCGTCAAGCCGAATTAGCCCATCTATTGATTTTGGCGAAGGCAAAAAACTCCACCGTTTAGCGCTAGAATTGCAAGATTTGGGGCATGCATTTGATGACGAGTTACTGTTTGAAAAGGGCAACCTGCTGTTAGAGGCTGGAACCCGCTTAGCGGTCATTGGTGAGAATGGCGTCGGTAAAACCACCTTGCTTCGCTGTCTAGTTCAGGATTTAGAGCAAAAGCAAGGCATTGTAAAATGGTCAGAAAATGCGTCTGTCGGCTATTGCCCACAAGACAGCACCGCTGATTTCGATAATGACCTCTCTATTTTTGATTGGATCTCACAGTGGCGTACAGCCAAGCATGATGACTTGATGGTTCGTGGCATTTTGGGCCGCTTACTGTTTACCGCTGACGACGCGAATAAGAAAGCGAAAAACTGCTCAGGTGGAGAGAAGAACCGTTTGTTGTTTGGTAAGTTAATGATGCAAGACATCAACGTTCTCGTTATGGACGAACCAACCAACCACATGGACATGGAAGCCATTGAAGCGTTGAACAATGCGCTTAAAGGCTACCAAGGTACGCTTATTTTCGTGAGTCACGACCGTGAGTTCGTTTCTTCTTTAGCGACCTCGATTATCGATGTGAAAGACAAAAAACTCGTTAATTTCCAAGGCACCTACAACGAATACCTAGCCCATCAGAAAAAAGAACTGGCGGCTGCGGTATAA
- a CDS encoding glycosyltransferase: MAKVSVIIPTYNCRDYLPKAISSVLEQTHQDVELLIIDDNSSDDTAHYLEALSDPRINILTTHGVGASKARNLGIQRSSGEFIAFLDADDFWYPEKLSLQLKLHNNNPDLALSFTNYDHFTESNQVIIDSFTYWEQFQDCTQESFLVENPLALLIKNNVIGTSTVMLKANVVSKIDLFDTKIRYGEDWELWLRICESHGVGVLNSVQSGYLMRQNSATQSHRFRLKNLQSIELILQRYEEESERWNLSPSTLKSARARLMEGYADYHRGLHQNATAISFGIASLMLAPKARRIRSLLGDCKSLLWFA, encoded by the coding sequence ATGGCTAAAGTATCAGTGATTATTCCAACATATAACTGTCGGGATTATTTGCCAAAAGCGATAAGTAGCGTGCTTGAGCAGACGCATCAAGATGTTGAATTGTTGATCATCGACGATAACAGCAGTGACGACACCGCTCACTATTTAGAGGCATTGAGTGATCCACGGATAAACATTTTGACCACACATGGGGTAGGCGCCTCTAAAGCACGTAATCTAGGAATACAAAGATCGAGTGGTGAATTCATCGCGTTTTTGGATGCCGATGATTTTTGGTATCCAGAAAAATTGTCGTTGCAGCTGAAACTCCATAACAACAATCCCGATTTGGCATTGAGCTTTACCAACTACGATCACTTCACTGAGAGCAATCAGGTGATCATCGACAGTTTTACTTATTGGGAGCAGTTCCAAGATTGTACTCAAGAGTCTTTTTTAGTAGAAAACCCGTTGGCGCTGCTCATTAAAAACAACGTTATTGGTACTTCAACCGTTATGCTTAAAGCCAATGTGGTGTCGAAGATAGATCTGTTTGATACCAAAATTCGTTATGGGGAAGATTGGGAGTTGTGGCTGAGGATATGCGAAAGCCATGGCGTTGGGGTACTGAATTCAGTTCAATCAGGCTACTTAATGCGCCAGAATTCGGCGACTCAATCTCACCGTTTTCGGCTTAAGAACTTACAGTCGATAGAGTTGATTTTGCAGCGGTACGAGGAGGAAAGTGAACGATGGAATTTGTCACCGTCTACGTTAAAAAGTGCCAGAGCGCGCTTAATGGAAGGGTATGCCGATTACCATAGAGGCTTACATCAGAATGCAACAGCCATTTCTTTTGGTATCGCTTCACTGATGCTTGCCCCAAAAGCTCGAAGAATAAGAAGCTTACTCGGAGATTGTAAAAGTTTGCTTTGGTTCGCTTAA
- a CDS encoding ECF-type sigma factor: protein MDLTDLILRWQSGEKEVEQQLYLYAYEHLKVIAQRERLRCSHKFGEHNQVFNELSNNTTALINEAYVKLSQYSDCNVSNRKQFYLLVSKVIRQILVDQARYFGAQKRQETPMSERPKDLNSIMEINQVIDSFCRKYPTQGEVVKLKYFLGMSVKEISTLLQSSASKIEKDLSFSKSWLRVNCS from the coding sequence ATGGACTTAACCGACCTAATTCTGAGGTGGCAATCGGGTGAGAAAGAAGTGGAACAACAACTCTATCTTTACGCTTACGAACACTTAAAAGTGATTGCTCAACGAGAAAGATTACGCTGCTCACACAAATTTGGAGAGCACAATCAAGTATTCAACGAGTTATCGAACAACACCACCGCGCTCATCAATGAGGCTTATGTGAAACTCAGCCAGTATTCTGATTGCAATGTGAGCAATAGAAAGCAGTTCTACCTGCTGGTGAGTAAAGTCATCCGGCAAATACTCGTGGATCAGGCTAGGTACTTTGGTGCTCAAAAACGCCAAGAAACACCCATGAGCGAGCGGCCTAAAGACTTGAACAGTATCATGGAGATCAATCAGGTTATCGATTCATTTTGTAGGAAATACCCTACCCAAGGAGAGGTGGTTAAGCTTAAGTACTTTCTAGGAATGAGCGTTAAAGAGATAAGCACTCTCTTACAAAGCAGCGCCAGTAAAATTGAAAAAGATCTCAGCTTTTCAAAAAGTTGGCTACGAGTAAATTGCTCGTAA
- a CDS encoding isoamylase early set domain-containing protein, producing the protein MFIKRYFKTKDEVEVTFQWPKEDPTVTSIAVCGDFNQWQSTPMKLNRQKVFTTKIRLPKEKQFEFRYLINDQEWQNDPAADGYVGNSYGSDNSVLAT; encoded by the coding sequence ATGTTTATAAAACGGTATTTTAAAACAAAAGATGAAGTCGAAGTGACGTTTCAATGGCCAAAAGAAGATCCCACGGTGACCAGCATTGCAGTGTGTGGCGATTTTAACCAATGGCAATCCACCCCAATGAAGCTCAACCGCCAAAAAGTATTCACCACTAAAATTCGTCTGCCTAAAGAGAAACAGTTTGAGTTTCGCTATCTAATTAACGACCAAGAATGGCAAAATGATCCCGCGGCAGACGGGTACGTGGGTAACTCCTACGGTAGTGATAACAGTGTGTTAGCGACATAA